From the Caloenas nicobarica isolate bCalNic1 chromosome 2, bCalNic1.hap1, whole genome shotgun sequence genome, the window CGAAGGCGCCGGAGTTGATGGCAACTCCCTGGGCACCAAGTTCGTTGCCCACGGCAGCCGATGAGGAGGATCCGACGGCGGTGCtctgggggtgggaggtgaggatgggtcctggcagggtgaccagcacggcgggaggctggatgacgacgcgggagtcctggcactgcagggcacagggctcgttgcagctgttggccagcggggtGGGTCCGCAGGGGCGGTAGGCGTCGTAGCAGGCCATGTGTGTGGTGCGGAGGGGCCCTGGAAGGGACGAGAGGCTGTTGAGCAAGTGCAGGGGCGTGGGGGTGCGAGGAGCGGTGTTGCAGGAGGGCGAGGGAgtggggaggctggtgtggggctgtggggaggcgtgagggctgctgaggctgggggcagagcgtgctggaagagaggggccaggcggggcaggagaaggaggggaagggggctgaggctcaccttgttgagcgcggagggaggagaaggcgtcaggagaagtgtgtgagggagagaggcgctgggccggcttttatgctggtcctggctgggcgGGACAGCCTTTGCACATGAcggcattttgcagccagcagctgttggatgtcgcagcctggccaggaatgaggagggtgtgttttccttgcGCAATGCTCCAATTTCTTGTCCTTGTCTTGAGGACGTGTCCACTTGTCCGTGGCGGCAGCTTTGAAGTGTGAGCATTAGAGGCCGAAGACTTGGTGTTGAAAGCGCATttcagggcaggcagaggatgTGGCCAAAGCGTAGGAGAGGTGGGGTGTCGTCAGTGAGGTCATCCCATGGCACTCGTGTGGTTTGCGGTTGCATTGTGTGGAGGGGGTCCCTTTTCCtcacagccctggcagactggtctgggctttggagctgtgctgggcatgAGGAATTGCCTCTTCCATGGCGGAGGATCCCTGCCCTTCTTGCTTCCATCTCACTAAGCCTTTCCTTCCACGCTCGTTGTGCTCTCTGGGTGTCTTGGTGTGTGTCTTGCTTATgagctgggtgtgcagggttgaTGTTTCAAGGTTTTATTAGTGAAGGAGATTACTCCTGCTACATAGAGAGTGTTCTGGTGTAGACGACAAGCTGACACTGTTTGTCCCAGAGAAAGTGGCTGCTCACGTCTTGGACGACTGTAGTCTTTGAAGACTGAAAAGGATCTGGACGGCTGAAGCCCAAGAGTTGTGGTACTGGAGGTAAATCCATTTGGTGGCCATTCACAAGTgcgtttccccagggctcagtactggggccagttctgtttaatgtctttctccttcatctggacaaggagattgagtgcactctcagtacGTTTGCACATGACACCAAGTTAGGCAGGCGTGTTGACCCACTAGGCGCTGTGAAGGCTCTACAGAAggccctggacaggctggagccATGGGCTGGGAGCAATTGCATGAGGTTGAACCAGGCCAAGAGTCGGGTCCTGTGCTTGGGTCACCACAGCCCCGTGAACGCTACAGGTTTatggaagagtggctggaaagctgccaggtggtaaaggacctggggatgttggtcgacagtggctgaatatgaggcggtgtgtgcccaggtgagcaggacagccaccagcatcctggctcgtCCTAGCGCGTGTCAGGGTGGGCAGAGGACGTGGCCAAAGTGTAGGAGAGGTGGAGTGTGGTCAGTGAGGTCATCCCATGGCACTCGTGTGGTTTGCGGATGCGTTGTGAGGAGAGGGCCCCATTTGCTGCCAtctctgacaggctgggctgggctttggagctgtgacaGGCGTGAGCGACTGCCCCTTCCATGGTGTTTGATGCCCCAGCTGCACTCTGCCATCTCATTAAGCCTGTCATTAGGCCTGGCCTTTGGTCTTGATTGTGCTCTGTGGGTGTCTTTGTGCCCTCTTGCTTGTAAGCTTGTAGCTGtgtatattaattttctgtggcaAGGTTTGGTTGGCATATGGGcttcatggttttcttctgtgagaaggtACCAGAAGATTCCCCCATGTGCGAGGGAGAGTCCCCATATGCCGAAAGACAAGCTGGCAGAGAGGAAGACTGGCCTGTCCTTAACTGAGGAGTTTGGCTTGAACTcatgagaaaaaagagagcttttgacgtctgcaagaagaggcaaGATACTGAGGAGGAGCACGAGGATGTTTTGAGTTTTATGCAGGGGGAAAATTACAAGGGCTAAAGCCCAACTAGAACTTAATCCAGCTCCTGCCAGAAAAGACAATACAACCTTTTTGGTATatgtttttgcaggaaaaggaagctaaggagaatctccaacTTGTAGTGGATTCAGGGAGCAAGACATTTACAATGGATGTGGAAAAGGccttaatgccttctttgcctcagtggCTAATTGTAAAACCAGTTGTTCTCTGTGTAgccagctccctgagctggaagacagtgATGGGGCATAGAACGAAGCCCCAGGAATCgaaggggaaatggttggtgaGCTGCTACACCACTTTGATACACCCAGGTGTATGGGGCTAGATAGGTTTTCCCCAGGAGTTGTGAGAGAGCTGGCGGAGGTGCTccccaagccactttccatcatgTATCAGCAGACCTGACTCGCCGAGGAGGTGCTCACTGACTGGAAGTTAGCAAATATGACACCTATCTAGGAGAAGGGTCCAAAAGAGGAAGCGGGGAATTACAGAtgtgtcagtctgaccttgttGCTTGgtaaggtcatggaacagatcaaCCCGAGTGCCATCATATGGCAGGTACAGGACCAGCAGGTCATCAGACGTAGTCAGcgtgggtttatgaaaggcaggtcctgctcgagcaacctgatctcctgctatgacaaggtgacctgctttaGTGGATGAGGGCaaggctgtggatgctgtggaGTAAGATTTTGGTAAAGTCTTTGACATCATTTCTCCTGGAGAaagtggctgctcatggcttagACGGGCATAGCCTTCGCTGGCTAAAACACTGGCTGGATGGGTGGGCGCAAAGAGTTGCGGTGActggagttaaatccagttggtgggCACTCACAAgaggtgttccccagggctcagtactgaggccagttctgtttaagaTCTTTCTccatgatctggacaagggcgTGGAGTGCcccctcagtaagtttgcagatgacatcaagtTGGGCaggaatgttgatctgctggacaGTAAGAATGCTCTAGAGAAGGATGTGGACAGCCTAGATCGAGCAAAAATgacagttgtatgaggttcaacaaggccaagtttTGTGTTCTGCACTTGCATCAGTACCAGCCTGTGGAACACTAGAAGCTTGGTGAAAGAGAGGCTGTAAAGCTACCTgttggaaaaggacctgggctACTGGTGAGCTGCTGGcagaacatgagccagcgtgtgcccaggtggccaggaaggccaccAGCATTCTGGCCTGTGTCATcagtagtgtggccagcaggagcagggcagtgaccatccccctgtatgtggtgctgctgaggctgcagctaGAATGcggggttcagttttgggcccttgatgacaagaaagaccttgaggtgctggagcgagttcagaaaagggcaatgaatctggtgaagggtctgtagcacaagtgggatggggagcagcagagggccTTGGGAGATTcagtttggagaacaggaggctgaggggagaccttcttgctctgtgcaactacctgaaaggaggtcgtagagcggagggtgttggtctcttgtcGGAAGTGACGGAACTGGAGAAAGCGGCTTGAAGTTGgcccaggggaggtttagtgCGGCTATTAGGGAAAATGCCTTCCCCTAAAGGGTtttggggcattggaacaggctgcccagggcagtggtggagtcaccatctctggaggtgtgtAAAactgtgtagatgtggtgcttgaCGACACGGGTGTGTGGTAGACTTGGTATTGTTAGGTTAACAGCAGGACTTGGTGATCTGAAAATTCTTTCGTAAGCCAACCAGTTCCGTGATTCTACAAGACtagccagccagctccaaggcAGAGCCACTGCTGGCTAAAGCTGAGCCAGCGAGcaatggtggtagcacctctgtggAAACATGTTTATGAAGGGGCAAAAACTACTTCAGAATAGTAactggaagagaggagggaataaAGGTGGGAGACAAATCTCTAGAGACAGCAAGGtgagtgaagaaggaggagcaggaggtgctgtAGGTTGTGGAGCAGAGattgccctgcagcctgtggtgaagaactgggctgaagcaggttgtccccctgcagcccgtggaggttCACAGTGGAGGAAATGTCCACAGTGGAGGAGATAAGcacctgcagcccgtggaggacctgacgctggagcaggtgggtgcACCCACAGGAGGCGTGACCCTGTAGGAAGCCTGTGTTGGACCACAGCCTTGGCAGGACCCGTGCACCCATGAGGAAAGTCTAAATActtaatgattctgtgattgtgctTGTGGTAGAGCTGGGGAGTCACGCTGGGGAAGAAAGATAGTCAAGTGTGTGCTGGCCTTGGGAGGTCTCATCAGAGGCATGTTGAGGAGAGTGTTCTGGTGTCCAAGTCTTTCTTTGATCCAGTGATGGGCTTGTGTCATATTGTGGAAGAGCTCCGGAATACTGGTCTGTGTTCTTGGTGGTCTAGGTGGTGCCATATTTCCTGGGAGAGGTCTTGTGGCCCTTTTCCCCCCCTATCCGGTTTGCTTCCTGAGCCCTGGCTTTGTGCTGGGTGAGGTTGGAAGAGCCTtgagagaagaaagtaaagTGAGACGTGTCAGGCTGGGATGCAAGAGAActttattgaggaaaaaaaagagtgcaaaggCAGGAGCGCCAAGTAGAAGGTGACAAGTATAAGCTGCACGTAGGGCGACCATCAGCTGAGGTTGCTTCTGTGACCTAGATGTTGCCAGAGCACCAAGATCTTCCTGGCTCCTTTAGAGGAGGAGCCATGGACAGCAGGTCCCCGTGCCAAGAAGGGTCCAGAGGTGAGTCCACAATCCATGCCGCAGCTTCGATGCGGTAGGTGGTGTGCGTCAGGGGTGGTGGTGACAGCCCTTAGCAGATGTAGCCGCCCCTTCTGCCGCCGCAGGagcccaggcctccgaagccacccaggcctccgaagccgCCCAGGCCTCTGAAGCCGTAGCCGTAGCCGAAGGCGCCGGAGTTGATGGCAACTCCCTGGGCACCAAGTTCGTTGCCCACGGCAGCCGATGAGGAGGATCCGACGGCGGTGCtctgggggtgggaggtgaggatgggtcctggcagggtgaccagcacggcgggaggctggatgacgacgcgggagtcctggcactgcagggcacagggctcgttgcagctgttggccagcggggtGGGTCCGCAGGAGCGGTAGGCGTCGTAGCAGGCCATGTGTGTGGTGCAGAGGGGCCCTGGAAGGGACGAGAGGCTGTTGAGCAAGCGCAGGGGCGTGGGGGTGCGAGGAGCGGTGTTGCAGGAGGGCGAGGGAgtggggaggctggtgtggggctgtggggagcgtggcggtggggaggcgtgagggctgctgaggctgggggcagagcgtgctggaagagaggggccaggcggggcaggagaaggaggggaagggggctgaggctcaccttgttgagcgcggagggaggagaaggcgtcaggagaagtgtgtgagggagagaggcgctgggccggcttttatgctggtcctggctgggcgGGACAGCCTTTGCACATGAcggcattttgcagccagcagctgttggatgtcgcagcctggccaggaatgaggagggtgtgttttccttgcGCAATGCTCCAATTTCTTGTCCTTGTCTTGAGGACGTGTCCACTTGTCCGTGGCGGCAGCTTTGAAGTGTGAGCATTAGAGGCCGAAGGCTTGGTGTTGAAAGCGCATttcagggcaggcagaggatgcGGCCAAAGCGTAGGAGAGGTGGGGTGTCGTCAGTGAGGTCATCCCATGGCACTCGTGTGGTTTGTGGTTGCATTGTGTGGAGGGGGTCCCTTTTCCtcacagccctggcagactggtctgggctttggagctgtgctgggcctgaGGAATTGCCTCTTCCATGGCGGAGGATCCCTGCCCTTCTTGCTTCCATCTCGCTAAGCCTTTCCTTCCACGCTCGTTGTGCTCTCTGGGTGTCTTGGTGTGTGTCTTGCTTATGAGCTGGGAGTGCAGGGTTGATGTTTCAAGGTTTTATTAGTGAAGGAGATTACTCCTGCTACATAGAGAGTGTTCTGGTGTAGACGACAAGCTGACACTGTTTGTCCCAGAGAAAGTGGCTGCTCACGTCTTGGACGACTGTAGtctttgaagactgaaaaagtgtCTGGACGGCTGAAGCCCAAGAGTTGTGGTACTGGAGGTAAATCCATTTGGTGGCCATTCACAAGTgcgtttccccagggctcagtactggggcc encodes:
- the LOC135985050 gene encoding feather beta keratin-like, giving the protein MACYDAYRPCGPTPLANSCNEPCALQCQDSRVVIQPPAVLVTLPGPILTSHPQSTAVGSSSSAAVGNELGAQGVAINSGAFGYGYGFRGLGGFGGLGGFGGLGSCGGRRGGYIC
- the LOC135985051 gene encoding feather beta keratin-like, with product MACYDAYRSCGPTPLANSCNEPCALQCQDSRVVIQPPAVLVTLPGPILTSHPQSTAVGSSSSAAVGNELGAQGVAINSGAFGYGYGFRGLGGFGGLGGFGGLGSCGGRRGGYIC